DNA sequence from the Lysinibacillus sp. OF-1 genome:
CTTCAAGACCAATACCATGTCCTAAAGAATGACCAAATGCGTCGCCATATCCTTTTTCTTTTAAGTAGTCACGTGCAATCGCATCCGCTTGAATACCTGTTAATCCAGGACCCACTTTTTCAAGTGCTAACAGTTGAGAAGCAAGGACTGCATTGTACATATCTACTAATTTTTCAGATGGTTCTCCAACAGCCACAGTACGTGTGATATCCGAAATATAGCCATTATATAGCGCACCAAAGTCTAAAGTAACAAAGTCGCCTTTTTCAATCACTTTATTCGTTGCAACGCCATGTGGTAATGCTGAACGAAGACCAGACGCAACAATTATGTCAAATGAAGACTGAGTTGCTCCTTGTTTACGCATGAAAAATTCTAATTCATTCGAAACCTCAAGCTCTGTTTTACCAGGCTTGATGAAGCCTAAAATATGTGTAAATGCGTGATCTGCAATTTCACACGCAGCCTTAATAATATTAATCTCTTGTTCCGTCTTAATCAAGCGAATTTTTTCAATTAGCCCAGAAATCGGCACTAAATCTGCTTGAATGTTTGATTTATACAGTTCATATGTGCCATAACTTACAGTATCTCTCTCAAAGCCCAATAATTTGATGCCCATATTGCTTACTTGTGTAGCAATTTCTTCAATGATTGTTGCTTCATGTTTGACAATGCGGAAGTCCTGAATTTGTGCAGCAGCCTGCTCTGTATAACGGAAATCTGTAATAAACACAGCATCATTTTGAGACACAATTGCTACGCCTGCTGTCCCTGTAAAACCAGTCATATAACGTCGGTTATACCCATTTGTGATTAAAATGCCATCGATGCTTTGTTCTTGAAGTGCTTTACGTAGCTTTTGTAATTTCAACATAATCAATTCTCCCTCTCGATAAATGTACGTAGTGCCAGTTCATAGCCTTTCGTACCTAGTCCACAAATTTGACCAAGGCAGGCCGGAGCAAGATAAGAATGATGACGGAAAGCCTCACGTTTGTGGATATTGGAAATATGTACTTCGATAACCGGCACAGAAATTCCTGCAATCGCATCATGTAACGCGATGCTCGTATGGGTATACGCACCGGGATTAAAGATAATACCATCATATTTTTCGTCCTCTGCTTCATGCACCCAATCTACTAGTACCCCTTCGTGATTGGATTGACGAAATTCAACCGTAGCACCTAAAGAAGCCGCAAGATTTCGAACATTTTCTCTAACATCATCCAATGTTTCATATCCATAAATATGTGGCTCTCGTTTGCCAAGTCGATTTAAGTTCGGTCCATTCAAACATAATAACTTCACGCTTCTATTCGCCTCTTTCTATGTACTTGCCATTTATTTTATCATACACCGTGCATTCAGCAACTAATTTCAATTGATGGTTTCATAAATATCCCCTCAAACAAAGGGGATATTTTGTACCATTAACTGCCTTTTTGTGCTGTATGCTCCTTCTGATGAAAATTGGCCGTTTCCAACAAGAAACGTAATAGACAGACAACAATCACTATAAATGGAATGGACAGTTTTTTAAAGGACGTCAGTTGTAATGGTAGATCTAAAGCAATCCACTCCAATGTAATAGTCACAAGAAGACCTAGCAGCAGTGATGAAAAGAAAGCTGGAATGATATAGACATAGCGCATGGTCATATATAAAAATAAGCCGATGATAAACAGCAGAAAGATAAAGAAGGTCCATTGAAATAATTTAGAGCTATCTTCAAACCAATTCCACTTTTTATAAAACCCAATCGGATGCCATTTAATAAGATGGAAATAATGTAAACCCTTTAAGCACAGCGCTAAAACAAGCGCATTTACAAGTGCGGTAATCGTCGCTACTTTCATCATCTAACCTCCTTTTTGCACACTAATGTTTTCCTGAAATGTACGATTAGTGTAGCCATATAGAAAATTTACTATGCGTAACTGTAGAGGTTTTTCACTAAATTTAGTACAATGGTACAGTTGAAATATATAAAGAGAGTGGTGTTAGCCTTGAGCAATTCACCTGTATACGGGGGACAAGCACAATTAGAAGGTGTGATGTTCGGAGGAAAGGAACATACTGTTACAGCCATTCGTCGTAACGATGATTCCATTGATTATTATCATTTTAAAAAAGTTCAAAAGCCTATTTTACAAAAGCTCAAAAAAATTCCATTTGTACGAGGCGTTGTAGCGCTCATTGAGTCGGCTGGCTTAGGCTCTCGTCACATGCAATTTGCAGGGGATCGTTATGATGTGACACCTGGCGAAGAAGAAGATCATAAAGAAGAAGGTTCCAAACTTCAGATGATACTTGGAGTTGCTGTAGTAGGTATTCTTTCCTTTTTATTCGGAAAATTTGCCTTTACATTAATTCCTGTTTTTATAGCAGATTTTTTCTCAAAATGGATTGAAGGGAAAACGGGACAAATTCTACTAGAGAGTGGTATTAAACTCCTTTTACTGCTAGCCTACTTATACTTTATCTCATTAACCCCTCTGATTAAGCGAGTATTTCAGTATCATGGTGCCGAGCATAAAGTCATTAACTGTTATGAGGCTGGCTTAGACATCACAGTAAAAAACGTTCAAGCTCAATCACGTCTGCACTATCGTTGTGGCAGTAGCTTCATTCTGTTCACAGTGTTTGTCGGCATGTTTTTATATTTCTTTGTACCAACTGACCCACTGTGGCTTCGTATTTTAGATCGGATTCTATTAATTCCTGTTGTACTCGGTATTTCATTTGAAGTATTACAAGCGACAAATGCTTGCCGCAATATCCCAGTGTTGCGTTTCCTTGGCTACCCTGGCTTATGGCTTCAATTACTGACAACTCGTGAACCAAAGGACGATCAAGTAGAAGTAGCAATTGCTTCCTTTAATATGCTACGTCAAGTAGAGCAGCAACCTGAAATTGCTGCAACATTGAACCATGAATAATAGAACAGGCAGTCCCAACAAGTGTTGAGGCTGCCTGTTTTATATTATTGCTCTATTTAGTATAAATAAGTGCAGTAAACAGCCCTATTAAATTTGGTAAGATACTGAAAACTAAAAACAGCCAATTATTCGTCATGATGGAGATGCTTGTAAAAATAAGAATGGACGCAGCAATAATACCTATGCCCAGCTTCACTCGAGAAAGCTGAAACGGGATGGGACTAAACATGTTGATGGTCAAAACTCCCCCAATTATCCCCCAACTCCCTAAGTGCACTAAAAGAATACTACCTAAAACCATTGCTGCATTCAATTCAATGCCAAATACAATGAGTGTAAAGAAAATATAAATCGCCGCTAATGTCACATACCACGAATAGGATTTCGCTTTTTGCCAAATATAGTCGTGTAGCTCATCTAAACCTCTGTTTTTCTTCGCCTTACTCCGTCCTAACCACCAGCCTAAAATTCCACAAGTCATTCCTCCATACAACCCGATGATTCCCCCGATAGAAATCTCCATCACTCCATCCCCTCCTCTTCGAATATAAACACTTCTTCAATTGTGCAATTGAAAGCTTTTGAAATATTGTAGGCGAGTTCTAAAGATGGATTGAATTTCTCCGATTCAATTGCAATGATTGATTGTCGCGAGACGCCAACTACTTTAGACAACTCCTCCTGCGTAATCTTTTTCGATTTCCGAAATTCACGAATTCTATTTTTCATAAAGCCTCCTCGTTAAATGTAAAGTAAACTGTACATTTTTTTAATAAGTAAAGTTTACTTTACACCATTTCATATGTCAAGTTGACTTTACAATTTAGTTTTCGTTTAAACAATACAGGAATTCTTATGAAGAACGATCAGGAGACATAGTGAGGGCTATAATTAGAAAAGACACCACACGCTAATTTTGAAAAATGTAGTCAGTTTGTGAAGAAAAGCATCCACCTCCATTTAATAGTTCCACCTCTATCGTATCTATCTGCACTGTGAAATAAAGTTAAATTCCAAAATAAGGAATATAAAAAGCGTGTTTTGAATGATAATCAAAACACGCTTTTTTATAGGATTCTTCCGCACCTATTCCTTTAGTGTTAACTCGCCTATTTCAACACTCTACTATGAATTATATTTATAATTTTCTGTTGAGCATCTAGAGCTTCAGGGATAGGCATCACAACAAACACATGATTCATTTGAGGATAAACAAAGGTAGTGATGTCAATGCCTTGTTCGGTTAGTTGTTCATCAAATTTTATGGCATCTGGATATAAACTTTCATGTGTTCCAATAAAATGAGTAATCTTCCCAAGTCCTTGAAAATCACCGTAAATAGGACTAATCAATGGGTCCTTTAGATCTTTATCAGCAGCCCATATCTTTGTAATGACTTCCATTCCTTCACTAGCTAACATTGGGTCCTTTTCTTCATATTCAAGTATCTGAGGATTTTCTAAACTCATATCAACACATGCTGATAGTAAAATAATATCTTGGGGTTGAGGTAGATGGTTCTGCTTCAAAAGTTGGACCAGACCAAGTGCTATATTTCCACCTGCCGAATCTCCGATAATGGTCAATTGATTAGAACTTTCAACCGTTTTTAAAATTTCTTTATAGAAATTGAGCATTTTTTGGAAGGTGTCATGATGGTTAAAATGAGGTACTTTCGGATAAATGGGCGCAATAACTTTTGCATTTAACGATTGTGCCATCTTATCCATGAATAACCAATGTAAACTTAAAGGCTGATTCGTCCAAGCACCACCATGTATATAGAGAATAACTTTTTGCTTCAAGGACTTTTGGTCATTTAAAGTGAAGACCTGCATAGCCTCAAAGGTTTGCTCCTCCATATCACTTATAAATTGAACATCTTCCCCTATAACATAAAGCTGACTATTTTCAGTTCCCCTCTGCTCAATAAACTGTTTAGCATTTTCAATACTAGAAAAACTCTTTTTATTACTTTGCGCAAATAGCCATTTTTCAAATTGAACACTTTCTTCAGAACGATCTCCGCTAAAAATTTCTACAGTCATTTTTTTCTCCCCTTTAAGTTTCATCACGCACATAGATTGATAAGAGCCATGTATCAGAAGCTTTCACACGTACTATAATCTATACCGTATCATAGAGACAAACCTGCATCCGTTAAATAAAATATTTTTTTCGTACTCTATGTTAATTCCACAGTATGTCGTATACTCCTTCAACATCCATCGTATTTAAATGAAAATAAAAAATACCATGCTGATTGCCAACATGGTATTTTCATCTTTATTTAAACAAGTAACTCATTAATAACTTTTTAACTGTCTGATTATCAATTTGGCATCCAGCCGTTGCTAAAGATATGTTTTCAAGTTTTTTATTTTATATACTTAGAACGAACAACAGTCCTTTTGTATGGCTCACCTTGTAACGTTTCACCTGAAATATTTAAAGTTATATTATATACACCTGACTTTTTATTTTCTGGAAAATTCACCATAAAGTTTTGCTGATTAACCTTTTGCGTCTGTAGAGAAGAAGCAATATCTTTCCCTGTTGGATCCAGTACTCGTACATCGAAGGTAAGTTTTTGTAATTGGTCATTAGCTTGCATTGTCACGATATTATTCGTTTCTAATGATACTGTTGGAATACTTACCTTAATCAAAGATGGGCCCCCATGTTGAACTGCCAGTAAAAACGCATTATCTTCTGCCTGCGTGCTTATATTTATCTTCCATTCCCCAATCTCAGAAATAACCCCAGTAAATGTATGAGGTACTACGCCATTAAAGAAGGAGGCTTCATCCAATGATTGGATTGTTTGGTTGGTATATTTTTTTTCTGAAGGAGATACTAACTCTATCTTATCGCTAGTTAACCCTGTCCATAATTTAACATTATCGAGCGCAGTATCCACATAAAAAGAATGTGTCACATCATTTGACGATTGTAACTTCCCTCCGTAAAAATAATGAGAAACATCCAACTCTTGAAACATATCAGATTGAGAAAAGTATTCTTGGTTCATCATGATACGATCTGTAGAAGCAGACTGTAGATACTGTTCCAATCTTGAAAATACCGCAGATCCCATTCGAATATTGTCATGGTCAAGTGAGGGATCGGTAAATAAATGTGTTCCGTAAGATAATTTAGTGCTTGCCTCTTTGACTAATCCATCATTTGGATCGGAAAGATATAGACCACCCATCCAGAGTGCCGATAGAAATGGTCCTGTATTAGTACCAGCCATTGTATAATAGTTGTTCTTGCTAACATTGGGGTGATTGTCTATTAGTGAGCGAAAATATTCCATTTCCCCAACTTGAAGTGAATAAGTTCCATCATCTTTTTCACCGAGTAATGTAGCTAGCCAACCTGCCCACCAGCTATATGCAAGATCAGCTAACTCTGATCCATAATGAGGGGATCCTAAAGTAAACACCCTCCCAACGTACGGATGAGCATTATGAAGAACTAATGCTGCTTGGGTATCAGGCCCACCCTTGCTATGGGCAATTATATTTAATTTTTTTCCGTGAAAATGTTGATTGATTTCTTTTAACATAGAGGCTAATAATTTTCCATTATCGTATTGACTATAAGAACCTTTACCTGCCGAATCGTATAATTGAACAAATACCGTTTGATACCCTGCTTCATAAGCTTTTGTATACATATCATTAAGACCGTGATATTCTGTATTGCCATACCAACTTGTAGAGTTACCGTTTTTCCCTTGAACGAAAACAAGAGGTGGCTTATTCAAATCAACATTAGGTGGAGTATTTCCTAGAAACCACTCTCCAGGTGTAAAGCTTTCACCTGGTGGCTTCAATCCATAAGGTTCAATCGTGTTTGAGGCAAAAACATCTGGAGTAGAAAAAAGCATAATTGTAACCATTACTAATAAAGAAAGTATTTTTTTCAAATTGTTTTCCTCCTAATCATTATAGATCAAGTGCGTAAAGCTGTAGAAAAGCAATTTATAATTCTAAAAAACTGGTGTTGAATAACAGCTATTAATGCTAATTTTCAAGCAGCAACCAACTAACCCCACCTTCCCTTTATACTAATATTCTATAAAAAGGAAAAGACTTCCTTCTAATTTAGACAAAAAAATATCATTATCTTACTTCGGTTAAGCCTCACTTAGAGAAGCAGCGAGATAGATTGTGTTAGCAAATAAAATAGCATAGAGCGAAATGGCCAATATTCAACACCATATGTTCATATAAACGAACCTAAGTCCTTAATTCTCATTTATTAACACCCTCTTCTCGCGCAATATGATGGATGCTTTCTTGTCCATTTATATAACGTAGTACGGTTTTTATTTTCTTATTGATCATAAAAACACCCCATAAAAGCTAGATTTTGTGTCTAGCTTTTACGGGTCAGAAGGTACTAGATTGTATTATTTCAACATATATGTACCAGTTAATAATAAACCTCCATCAAAGAATAAACACCCTATGTAAGCAAGCAAACTAGTCCAATTTTGAAATGGCTAGTTTGAACACTTACATAGAGTGCTTTAGGTCCCTCTAAATAGTTGGTTGAGGTTATGGAAGCTATTTAATTTAGAAAGCTTTTCATACTAATTCTTGTAACGCCTCAATTGCTTGAGCTACTTGCTCTTCTGTTAAATTGTGACGCACGATGTAGCGGTTGCGCGCATGCTTTGTACATTCGATTGTACAGCCACCTAAATGCTTTGCTTCATTTTCTTCAGATGCAATGATTTGTTTGTTACATTCAGGGTTTGCACAGTTAATGTAACGTTCACAAGGTTCACCGTCATAGTGATCACGACCGATAATCACATGCTCTACTTGATTGATTGGCACCGTTAAACGCTCATCAAATACGTACATTTGACCGTCCCATAATTGGCCTTTCGCAACAGGGTCTTTTCCGTATGTTGCAACACCGCCATGTAATTGACCAACATCCCCAAAGCCTTCACGTTTCATCCAGCCCGAAAACTTCTCACAGCGAATCCCGCCCGTACAATAGGTTAAAACATTTTTCCCTTCGAACAGCTCGCGGTTTGCACGTACCCATTCCGGTGTATCACGGAAGTTTTGTACATCTGGTCGAATCGCGCCACGAAAATGGCCGACATCGTACTCATACGTGTTACGCACATCTAATACTACTGTATTGTCATCTTGCATTTCAGCAAGGAATTGTTCTGGTGACAGGTAGCGACCTGTTAATTCATGTGGGTTAACGTCTTCTTCTAAGCCTAAGTTTACTAACTCAGGTCGTGGGCGTACGTGCATTTTTTTGAATGTATGCTCTTCTACTGCATCAATTTTGAAGACTATACCTTCAAATAATGAGTCAGCTTGCATGTTTGCCATGTATTGCTCTGTCTGCTCAATCGTACCTGAAACAGTACCGTTAATGCCCTCGTTGGCTACTAAAATACGACCTTTTAAACCGATTTCTTTACACATTGCTAAGTGCGTTGCTGAAAACGCAGCTGGATCTTCAATCTTCGTGTAATGGTAATATAATAAAACTTGATAATTCATTGTTTTCCACCTATCATTTCAATATTTGCAGGATATTCCTGATAGTGTCTTTTACGACCTATTAACCATAAAGGATAATCATTTAATATGCTATCGGTAATTAGACTGAAATGGGCATAAATATTATTTTTAAAGAATTTGTGAATTGGTCAGTGGACTTTTTTTTATAAAAAAGTGTTATTCCACAATCTGGTCCTTAAATGGAAAAAGACACACTCCTTATGAAAGAAATGCACCTGTTAACGGAGGATTGTTAGCCAACTTCAGTACTAAATAACTGAGAAATTGAGTAATTCGTGCTTTTATTCAGGGAATCTCCAAATAAAATACATCGCGTATATACTCAAAATTATACCAAGTAAAAAGAATCCCGATTTTATGATATTTTCCTTTTTGAAGGAAATTTCACTGTATTCGGCATAGCTTAATATCATATAGAGAATGGCTGGTGTAAAGATGACTATTGCAACCCAATGTTGCTGAAAATTAACTCTTAACGCAGGGTTAAATACAGGCAAAAAGAATAATAAACCTAATAAAGCCCCTAAAGCATAGCCTTTTAAATATTTTTTCATCAAAGTTTGTCCTTTCTTATAGGAATTTTTTAATTGCCCCTTCAGAATCTAGATGCTTTGCTTCAAGCAATGTAGTAGAGCCTTTTTCTACTTAAACTAAACCACTCTTTCTATAGCAAGTAAAATTCGGCAGCTATAATTTGATAATTACTTTTCAATTTTGGGGATGAAAATGCTAAAGAGAAAATATGCACAAGCATTTCTCGATACTAATAAAAGGCCCTTTAACGGAAGAACCTTTTCACGATGAAAACACCCCTTTAGATATATGAATATCCAAAGGGGCGTAGCTTCGTAACATTTTTATAAATGTCGCGACTTTATTTTAAACTTTGTATCTGTTTGATAAACATCGTGACTGTAATTCAAATCTACAGACCACATTTTAACTGTGCACCACAGTTTGTACATGTATTACAGCCACCCATTTCTTCGACTGTTCCTTTACGACAAACAGGGCATGTATTCCCTACATCTGAGCCGATAACCGTTGTAGACTCTAATGCTTGAATTGTGTCTACTAATACGACTGGACGTTTTGTATGCTCTTCTACTAATTCTTCTTCAAATGATAATTGATCCATATCATTTTCTTCCGCTTTTAGTGTAAGAACTTGTGAATCACGGCTACCATCCACATAGACCGTGCCACCTTTAGCGCCACCTTTATATAGTCGCTCGTATACTTTTTCTACTTGCTGTACTGTATAGCCTTTTGGTGCATTCACTGTTTTAGAAATGGATGAATCAATCCATTTTTGAATAATACATTGAACATCGGCATGTGCTTCTGGTTTTAGCTCCATTGCTGTGACAAACCATTCAGGAAGCTCTTGCTCATTTACTTCAGGATGACGATCTAAATACTCTTTTACAATTTCAGCCTTGACCTCAATAAATTTACCTAAACGACCAGAACGGTAGTACGTAAAAGAGAAGTATGGTTCAAGACCTGTCGCTACGCCTACCATCGTTCCTGTCGAACCCGTTGGCGCAACAGTTAGTAAGTGCGAGTTACGAATACCAGTCGCTAGAATTTGTTCTTTGATGTGAGCAGGCATTTTTTGCATAAAGCCTGTCTCTGTAAAGGCTTTACGTAAACGAGCTGTTTCTTCGTCAGTAGCACCTACTAAGAATGGGAAGCTACCACGTTCCTTTGCAAGCTCTGTAGACGCCTCATAGGCTGTTTCCGCAATTGTTTTAAAGATTTCATCGACTAAAGCATTACCTGCTTCTGAACCGTATTCCTTTTCACAGTAAATAAGTAAGTCTGCTAAGCCCATAACCCCTAAACCAACACGACGCTCACCAAGGGCTTGTACACGGTTCTCTTCTAGGAAGTAAGGAGTCGCATCAATAACGTTATCCTGCATGCGAACACCCACACGAACTGTTTCACGTAGTGCTTCGTAATCAACTGATTGATTTTCTTTATTCGCAAACTGTGCAAGGTTCACAGCTGCTAAGTTACACACAGAGTATGGTGCAAGTGGTTGTTCCAATAATTGTTATCCTAAAGGCTTTTTATCCTTTAGTTCTTACAGTTCAATTCCTGCAAGTTCAGCATACATTTTCATTACACATTTTTTTCATAAA
Encoded proteins:
- the trhO gene encoding oxygen-dependent tRNA uridine(34) hydroxylase TrhO — encoded protein: MNYQVLLYYHYTKIEDPAAFSATHLAMCKEIGLKGRILVANEGINGTVSGTIEQTEQYMANMQADSLFEGIVFKIDAVEEHTFKKMHVRPRPELVNLGLEEDVNPHELTGRYLSPEQFLAEMQDDNTVVLDVRNTYEYDVGHFRGAIRPDVQNFRDTPEWVRANRELFEGKNVLTYCTGGIRCEKFSGWMKREGFGDVGQLHGGVATYGKDPVAKGQLWDGQMYVFDERLTVPINQVEHVIIGRDHYDGEPCERYINCANPECNKQIIASEENEAKHLGGCTIECTKHARNRYIVRHNLTEEQVAQAIEALQELV
- a CDS encoding M24 family metallopeptidase, with the translated sequence MLKLQKLRKALQEQSIDGILITNGYNRRYMTGFTGTAGVAIVSQNDAVFITDFRYTEQAAAQIQDFRIVKHEATIIEEIATQVSNMGIKLLGFERDTVSYGTYELYKSNIQADLVPISGLIEKIRLIKTEQEINIIKAACEIADHAFTHILGFIKPGKTELEVSNELEFFMRKQGATQSSFDIIVASGLRSALPHGVATNKVIEKGDFVTLDFGALYNGYISDITRTVAVGEPSEKLVDMYNAVLASQLLALEKVGPGLTGIQADAIARDYLKEKGYGDAFGHSLGHGIGLEVHEGPGLSMRSETVLEPGMAVTIEPGVYLPGIGGVRIEDDILITETGNELLTHSSKELIIL
- the aroQ gene encoding type II 3-dehydroquinate dehydratase, which translates into the protein MKLLCLNGPNLNRLGKREPHIYGYETLDDVRENVRNLAASLGATVEFRQSNHEGVLVDWVHEAEDEKYDGIIFNPGAYTHTSIALHDAIAGISVPVIEVHISNIHKREAFRHHSYLAPACLGQICGLGTKGYELALRTFIEREN
- a CDS encoding alpha/beta hydrolase fold domain-containing protein translates to MTVEIFSGDRSEESVQFEKWLFAQSNKKSFSSIENAKQFIEQRGTENSQLYVIGEDVQFISDMEEQTFEAMQVFTLNDQKSLKQKVILYIHGGAWTNQPLSLHWLFMDKMAQSLNAKVIAPIYPKVPHFNHHDTFQKMLNFYKEILKTVESSNQLTIIGDSAGGNIALGLVQLLKQNHLPQPQDIILLSACVDMSLENPQILEYEEKDPMLASEGMEVITKIWAADKDLKDPLISPIYGDFQGLGKITHFIGTHESLYPDAIKFDEQLTEQGIDITTFVYPQMNHVFVVMPIPEALDAQQKIINIIHSRVLK
- a CDS encoding DUF1385 domain-containing protein, translated to MVQLKYIKRVVLALSNSPVYGGQAQLEGVMFGGKEHTVTAIRRNDDSIDYYHFKKVQKPILQKLKKIPFVRGVVALIESAGLGSRHMQFAGDRYDVTPGEEEDHKEEGSKLQMILGVAVVGILSFLFGKFAFTLIPVFIADFFSKWIEGKTGQILLESGIKLLLLLAYLYFISLTPLIKRVFQYHGAEHKVINCYEAGLDITVKNVQAQSRLHYRCGSSFILFTVFVGMFLYFFVPTDPLWLRILDRILLIPVVLGISFEVLQATNACRNIPVLRFLGYPGLWLQLLTTREPKDDQVEVAIASFNMLRQVEQQPEIAATLNHE
- a CDS encoding helix-turn-helix transcriptional regulator, giving the protein MKNRIREFRKSKKITQEELSKVVGVSRQSIIAIESEKFNPSLELAYNISKAFNCTIEEVFIFEEEGME
- a CDS encoding esterase/lipase family protein; the encoded protein is MKKILSLLVMVTIMLFSTPDVFASNTIEPYGLKPPGESFTPGEWFLGNTPPNVDLNKPPLVFVQGKNGNSTSWYGNTEYHGLNDMYTKAYEAGYQTVFVQLYDSAGKGSYSQYDNGKLLASMLKEINQHFHGKKLNIIAHSKGGPDTQAALVLHNAHPYVGRVFTLGSPHYGSELADLAYSWWAGWLATLLGEKDDGTYSLQVGEMEYFRSLIDNHPNVSKNNYYTMAGTNTGPFLSALWMGGLYLSDPNDGLVKEASTKLSYGTHLFTDPSLDHDNIRMGSAVFSRLEQYLQSASTDRIMMNQEYFSQSDMFQELDVSHYFYGGKLQSSNDVTHSFYVDTALDNVKLWTGLTSDKIELVSPSEKKYTNQTIQSLDEASFFNGVVPHTFTGVISEIGEWKINISTQAEDNAFLLAVQHGGPSLIKVSIPTVSLETNNIVTMQANDQLQKLTFDVRVLDPTGKDIASSLQTQKVNQQNFMVNFPENKKSGVYNITLNISGETLQGEPYKRTVVRSKYIK